TTAGATGGGATTGAAGAATTAAATGAGTTAATAATTGAAAGAGATGAGATCAGAGAAATGCTTGATGAGTTCTTTGATATCGAAAGAATAACTTCGAGAATTTCTTCAGGATTAGTTTCTCCAAAAGATTTATTTGCTCTAAAAATTTCTCTTCAAAAACTTCCAAAAATAAAAGAAGCTTTATCATTATTTCAAAGCGAATATCTTACTCAAATAAAAAAAATAGATGTATTAAAAGAGATAACTGAACTTTTAGAAAATTCTATTTCAGAATCTGCACCAGCCCATCTAAGAGATATTGGATATATAAAAAAAGATTACAATGATAAATTAAAAGAACTTTTCGATTTAGCATTTAATTCTAAAGATTATATTAAAGAACTTGAAGAATCTGAAAGATTAAGGACTGGAATTTCAACTCTTCGAATTAGATATAATCGAATATTTGGATATTTTATAGAAATTCCTAAGACTCAATCTTCTAAGATTCCTGATGATTATATTCTAAGGCAAACTCTTGCAAATAATTTTAGATATACAAAAGAAGAATTAAAAGAAAAAGAAGTAGAAATTTTAGGAGCTGAAGAAAAAATAAAGAATTTAGAAAAAGTACTATTTGAAGAAATAGTATCAAAGTTAAAATTCTATATTAGAAAATTCCAAGAAATTGCGGGAAAAATTGCTCTTCTTGATGTTTTAACAAATAATTCATTAAATTCACAATTATATGATTATACTAGGCCAAAATTTAATGATGAAAAAACTCAAATAATTGAAGGTAAAAATCCAATTGTAGAGAGATTCATAACTGAGTTTATCCCTAATGATACTTTTTTTGATAAAGATGAAACTATAAAAATTGTAACTGGACCAAATATGGCTGGAAAATCAACTTACCTAAGACAAAATGCATTAATAATAATTATGGCCCAAGCTGGATTCTTTGTCCCTGCAAAATCTGCAGAGCTTAAAATATATGATAGAGTATTTACTCGAATTGGTGCTCATGATGAACTATCTGAAGGTCAATCAACATTCATGGTTGAAATGACTGAGACTGCAAACATCATTAATAATGCGACTGAAAAATCGTTTGTTCTGCTTGATGAAATAGGTAGGGGAACTTCAACTTATGATGGACTCTCAATTGCATGGGCAATAACTGAAGAATTAAATGAGATTGGTGCTGATACAATTTTCGCAACTCATTATCATCAATTAAATAAACTCTCAGAATATTACTCTACAATTGAAAATTACAATGTTATGATTCGTGAAGAAGGAGATAATGTTGAATTCTTAAGAAAAATAATCAAAGGTGGAACAGATAAAAGTTTTGGAATCTATGTAGGAAAACTTGCAGGAATTCCTGAAAAAGTATTAAACAGAGCAAAGGAAGTTCAAACAAATATTGAAGAAAAAGAAGAGATTGTAATTAAGCAAGAATTCAAAGAAACTTTAGTAAAGAAATCTAAGAAGAATACTGATAACAAAAATAAAGGTTTAGGAGATTTTATTTAAGAGAGTCTTCATAATTAGAAACTAGTTTTTCAAGATTTTTTCTAGTAATCTTTTCTCCATTTGGATCAATAAAAACCCCCTTTTCCATCATTTTATATCCTGAACCTTCAATTAATCTTAAATCAAATTCTTTTTTTTCAGCTATTGAAATTGAATTATCTTGATTTAGATCTGCATATTGACTAATAGTAGAATTATATTTTTTATTATCTCTAGATGCAGGGTCACTCATTGTCGCGTAATTTAGGACTGTAATTAATCCAATAGATACTCCTGCAACTATAATTGCATCTTTCCAATGATTTCTAATCATTTGATAGTTCTTGTTATCATTTTTTTTATCCATAAATATGATTCTTTTGTATATAATATAAAATATTCCAAACAAAAATATAGACAAAACAAAAAATCCACATTTGTTTACTATTTAAAACTTTTCAATAATTTTATAAACATTTAATTCTAAAAATACTTAAGATGAGAGATAAAATAAATAAACTTCTTGGAAGAAAGTCAAATTATTATGATGATGAGATTAAGCAAATGACTCAAGAGGAAGAATTAAAATTTTTAAGAAAGGAAAATTCTAAACTAAAAAAGAAAGCTTGTGAGCAAGGAATTCAAAAATTCAAAACAAGAAGGAGTATTAGAAAATTCTCAGAAAAACCAGTTGATTTCAAATTAATTTGTGATGTAGTTGAAGCTGGAATGAATGCACCTTGTGCAGGTAATGTTCAAAATTATAAAATTATAATTGTGGAAAATTCAAAAAAGAGAATTGAATGTGGTAAAATTGCGATTCAACAATACTGGTTATCTCAAGCGCCATATTTATTAGTAGTTGTAAGAGATGACTCAGAACTCTCTGCACTTTATCCGATGAGAGGTGAATTATATTCTATTCAAAATGTTGCAGCAGTAATTGAAAATGTTTTAATGGCGGCTCACTTTCAGGACTTGGGAGCGTGTTGGGTTGAAGCAGGAGATAATGAAGTATTAAAAGAATCTTTAGGTGTCCCAATGGATAAGAAAATAGATGCAATAATTCCTATAGGTTATCCTCTAGAGAATCCTCAAGTTCCAAAACTTGAAACAATGGAAATGTTATTTTATGAGAAATGGGGAGAAAGGCATAGATAGTTTTTTTAGTTTTTCATAAAAAATATTTTTAAAGAATTAATATTAATTTATAATTATTTCAAATCATCAATTTCTACTGAATCTTCACTAATGATTTTCTCAACTCTCTCAATTCTATCATCACCATGAAGATTTACAATTTTAACACCTTTAGTATTTCTTCCGATAATTCTTACATCACTAATTGGAGTTCTAATAATCTTTCCATGTTTTGTAACAATTAATACTTCATCTTCTTCACCAACTGCTTTCATGGTAATAACTTTTCCATTCCTTGCATCAGTCTTAATATCAATAACTCCTCTTCCAGCTCTTTTAATAGTGGGATACTCTGAAATCAATGTTCTCTTTCCAAAACCTGCCTCACTGATTGTAAACATGGTCTTTCCTGGGTGAGCAAGCTCGATTCCAATAACTTCTTCTTCTCCTCTTAGATTCATTGCTTTAACTCCTCTAGCAACTCTTCCTAAAACTGAAAGATCAGATTGTTTAAATCTAATCGCAAGACCTACATTACTCTCACAAATAATATCTTCTTCATGTGATTTTGTATAAATAACATTTAGAACAGTGTCTCCTTCATCTAAATTAATTGCTTTGATTCCACCAGCTCTTGGTTTTGCAAAGTTCTTCATTTCAGTCTTTTTAATAATACCTTTCTTAGTTAGGAAAATCAAGTATCCTTCTTTTAAGTCAGGAACATTTGCAACACTTGCAATCTTCTTTCCTCTTAGGTCAATGTAGTTAACAATTGGTCTTCCTTTACTCTGTCCTGCAATAGTTGGAACTTCATAAGCTTTCATCCAATTAATATTTCCATCATTAGTAAAGATTAGAACATTATCTTTTGAATTAGCAACGAATAAATTCTTAATCATATCTTCATCTTTGATGTGAGCATTAGAACCTTTTCCTCCTCTCTTCTGACTTCTATAATCTTCTAGGGGTACTTTCTTAATGTAATCATTTTGAGTAATCATTACAACAAAATCTTCATCTTGAATTAGGTCTTCAATTGACATAATACTCTCATCTCTAATTAATTTAGAATATCTCTCATTATTGTATTTATCTTTAACTTCTAATAATTCAGTTCTAATAATTTTATATTGTTCTGAAACAGTCTCTAAAATAAATTTGAATCCTTTAATTAATTCTAGTATTGCATTATATTCTGCTCTAATCTTTTCCATCTCAAGACCAGTTAGTTTTTGTAATCTCATATCAAGAATTGCTTGAGCTTGAAGTTCACTAAATGAATATGTGTTCATAAGTCCTTCTTTTGCTTCAGCTCCAGATTTAGATTTTTTAATTAATATAATAATATCATCGATATTATCTAGTGCAATTTTTAGACCTTCAATAATATGTAATCTTTCTTCAGATTTTTTCAAATCAAATTTAGTTCTATTAACTACAATCTCTTTTCTAAATGCAATAAAATTGTGTAGATACTCTTTCAAATTTAAAACAGTTGGAACTCCATTTACAATTGCAAGCATCTTGGCACTAAAGTTTGTTCTAAGTGAACTAAATTTATACAATTGATTCAAAACAATATTTGGATCAATATCTTTTTTAATCTCAATGAAAACTCTAATTCCTTTCTTATTACTCTCATCTCTAATATCTGAAATGTCTTTAACTCTTCCAGTTTTTACTAATTCTACTATTTGATTAATTAAATTAACTTTATTTACTTGATAAGGAATTTCTTCAATAATAATTGCACTCTTTCCTTTAGCAAGTTCTTCAACAGAACACACGGCTTTCATAGTAATTGAACCTTGACCTCTCAAATAAAAATCTTTAACAGAGACATTATCTAGTATCAATGCACCTGTAGGAAAATCTGGCGCTTTAATAATTCCTTTTCTAACAATTTCTTCAATACTTTGTTCTGGATTATCAATAAAGTCAACTGCAGCATCAATAACTTCTCCAAGATTATGTGGAGGAATATTTGTTGCCATACCAACAGCAATACCTGAAGAACCATTAACTAAAAGATTAGGAAATGATGAAGGTAGTACTGCAGGTTCATTAACAGTACCATCAAAATTAGGAACCCATGTAACAGTTTCCTTATCAATATCATCCATAAGTTTCTCTGCAATCTTTGACATCTTAGCTTCAGTATACCTATAAGCTGCTGCGTTATCACCATCAATAGAACCAAAGTTTCCTTGACCTTGAACAAGAGGATATCTTAAGTTCCAGTCTTGAGCCATTCTAACCATAGCATCATAAACACTACTATCTCCATGCGGATGATACTTCTTTAATACCTCTCCAACTACTCCGGCTGATTTAGAGAATTTCTTATTTGGTAATAATCCTTCTCTAAACATTGCATACATAATTCTTCTATGTACAGGCTTTAATCCGTCACGAACATCAGGAAGAGCTCTTCCAACAATAACACTCATAGCATATGAAAGATAGGCATCTTTCATTTCATTTTCAATAAAAACACTTTTTGTTCTTAGTTCCTTATTATCCATACTAAACTTTCTCATTTTCGTTTATTGTATATTTGTATTCACTGGAGAGTTTATAATTTCAAAAAATCACAAATTTCAAAAATAAGGCATTTTAGAAGTCAAAATTGAAGAGATTTTATTTCTTCACAAATCTTCATTTGTTAAGAAATGACTAAAAATTTACAATTTTTAATTTATTTTTAGAGAATTTTAATCTTTTTATTAGTAGAGTCAACTTTTATAAATTAAAAGTGATACTATCTTACTATGGATATTAGAGAATTACGAGAATTTTTAGAAAAATTTTGTCTACCTGAAGATAAAATTGACGAATTTACCTCAAACAAGTCTCTAATTGTAAAAAACAGCAATATCTTCTTGACTAATAAAAAATTAAATAAAGATGAAGTATTTACTAATGGTTTAATCTTTGTTAATTTACAAAAATTACTTCCTTCATCTTATCTATTAAAATACATTCATCAAAATACTAAACCAATTAAGATTAAGTCTGAAAAGCAATCTTTAAACTTCACATATGCAAAATCTTTAAGTCTTGATAGTGTAAATTGTAATCAAAGATTAGTAGAAAATCAATACTATATAGTTGAATATCAAGAAACAATATTAGGATACGCTAAATTCATTCAAGACCAAAAACATGCTATAATTAATATAATGAATATTGGTGAATATTTAAAAGAGTAAAATTTATTAATCTAAATAATACTATTATTATATGTCAAAAACAAAACTATACACTCAAGGAATGAATCTTGACAAAATTAGATTTATTTCAATAGCGCATTTAAGAAATGGTGATGTGATATCTCTAGTCCAAGCTGAAACGACAAAAGAAATAATGCCAATTGATGAGAGTTATCAAGAATTGATCTCTATAGGTGATGCTCAAGACAAGTTTCAAATAAAGATAGTCCCGAAAAGCATATATGATAATTTAAAAAAACTAATCGTTAATTAGACTTCCAATTGGAAAGCTTTAAAAACCAAACCTCATTTGATATTACTAGGTTATTATACTATATTATACAAAAAAATGAAAAGAAGTTCAAGAAGATGGAAAAAGAAAGGTCAGAT
The nucleotide sequence above comes from Candidatus Woesearchaeota archaeon. Encoded proteins:
- the mutS gene encoding DNA mismatch repair protein MutS, with amino-acid sequence MEQGERITPMMKQFLELKKQYSDCILLFRAGDFYETFYDDAKIASKVLGITLTKRGETPMAGVPFHSINPYIKKLVQNNYKVAMCEQLEDPKQAKGLVKRGVTRVITPGTILEDEYLSSSENNYIMCIYSPKDISEKYGISIVDITTSEFLTTQVTKLEDVKTIIKRYSPNEIILNESSFVRGLKENIKNSNIYYNFLSDIRFNINYANEILKKQFGHKSEELGLESKEYSVISSGALLFYIYKLQKLELSHINKITYINLSSNMVLDSISLRNLEIIESLYIKDKSKTLYGILNNTKTSIGARLLKSHIVTPLLDKKEINKRLDGIEELNELIIERDEIREMLDEFFDIERITSRISSGLVSPKDLFALKISLQKLPKIKEALSLFQSEYLTQIKKIDVLKEITELLENSISESAPAHLRDIGYIKKDYNDKLKELFDLAFNSKDYIKELEESERLRTGISTLRIRYNRIFGYFIEIPKTQSSKIPDDYILRQTLANNFRYTKEELKEKEVEILGAEEKIKNLEKVLFEEIVSKLKFYIRKFQEIAGKIALLDVLTNNSLNSQLYDYTRPKFNDEKTQIIEGKNPIVERFITEFIPNDTFFDKDETIKIVTGPNMAGKSTYLRQNALIIIMAQAGFFVPAKSAELKIYDRVFTRIGAHDELSEGQSTFMVEMTETANIINNATEKSFVLLDEIGRGTSTYDGLSIAWAITEELNEIGADTIFATHYHQLNKLSEYYSTIENYNVMIREEGDNVEFLRKIIKGGTDKSFGIYVGKLAGIPEKVLNRAKEVQTNIEEKEEIVIKQEFKETLVKKSKKNTDNKNKGLGDFI
- a CDS encoding nitroreductase family protein, yielding MRDKINKLLGRKSNYYDDEIKQMTQEEELKFLRKENSKLKKKACEQGIQKFKTRRSIRKFSEKPVDFKLICDVVEAGMNAPCAGNVQNYKIIIVENSKKRIECGKIAIQQYWLSQAPYLLVVVRDDSELSALYPMRGELYSIQNVAAVIENVLMAAHFQDLGACWVEAGDNEVLKESLGVPMDKKIDAIIPIGYPLENPQVPKLETMEMLFYEKWGERHR
- the gyrA gene encoding DNA gyrase subunit A — translated: MDNKELRTKSVFIENEMKDAYLSYAMSVIVGRALPDVRDGLKPVHRRIMYAMFREGLLPNKKFSKSAGVVGEVLKKYHPHGDSSVYDAMVRMAQDWNLRYPLVQGQGNFGSIDGDNAAAYRYTEAKMSKIAEKLMDDIDKETVTWVPNFDGTVNEPAVLPSSFPNLLVNGSSGIAVGMATNIPPHNLGEVIDAAVDFIDNPEQSIEEIVRKGIIKAPDFPTGALILDNVSVKDFYLRGQGSITMKAVCSVEELAKGKSAIIIEEIPYQVNKVNLINQIVELVKTGRVKDISDIRDESNKKGIRVFIEIKKDIDPNIVLNQLYKFSSLRTNFSAKMLAIVNGVPTVLNLKEYLHNFIAFRKEIVVNRTKFDLKKSEERLHIIEGLKIALDNIDDIIILIKKSKSGAEAKEGLMNTYSFSELQAQAILDMRLQKLTGLEMEKIRAEYNAILELIKGFKFILETVSEQYKIIRTELLEVKDKYNNERYSKLIRDESIMSIEDLIQDEDFVVMITQNDYIKKVPLEDYRSQKRGGKGSNAHIKDEDMIKNLFVANSKDNVLIFTNDGNINWMKAYEVPTIAGQSKGRPIVNYIDLRGKKIASVANVPDLKEGYLIFLTKKGIIKKTEMKNFAKPRAGGIKAINLDEGDTVLNVIYTKSHEEDIICESNVGLAIRFKQSDLSVLGRVARGVKAMNLRGEEEVIGIELAHPGKTMFTISEAGFGKRTLISEYPTIKRAGRGVIDIKTDARNGKVITMKAVGEEDEVLIVTKHGKIIRTPISDVRIIGRNTKGVKIVNLHGDDRIERVEKIISEDSVEIDDLK